A window from Lytechinus pictus isolate F3 Inbred chromosome 9, Lp3.0, whole genome shotgun sequence encodes these proteins:
- the LOC129268659 gene encoding uncharacterized protein LOC129268659, whose translation MDFKFWASLSIICILMNYCQICEGRPKPRNCMGLIKQKGCKYNNIGLSKRLVDEIMKRTETNGANTQEDWERELQTEDEPELKEEQLFADRAPANDWQGLDEDTQAFLDTREQEIEELRTKELKLLLIRAMLDDLDNEHFDDV comes from the exons ATGGATTTCAAGTTCTGGGCATCTCTGTCCATTATATGCATATTGATGAACTACTGTCAAATATGTGAAGGCAGACCTAAACCAAGAAATTGTAT GGGTCTTATCAAGCAAAAAGGCTGCAAGTACAACAACATTGGACTTTCAAAAAGATTAGTCgatgaaattatgaaaag AACGGAAACCAACGGAGCAAATACACAAGAAGACTGGGAAAGGGAATTACAAACGGAAGATGAGCCAGAACTCAAAGAAGAACAACTCTTCGCTGACAGGGCGCCCGCTAACGACTGGCAGGGTTTAGATGAGGACACGCAGGCCTTTCTGGACACGAGAGAGCAAGAGATTGAAGAGCTGAGGACGAAAGAACTAAAACTGCTTCTAATCAGGGCTATGCTAGACGATCTTGATAATGAACATTTCGATGATGTGTAG